Proteins encoded in a region of the Acidobacteriota bacterium genome:
- a CDS encoding glycosyl hydrolase, translated as MKQRLTFVLACAALFAAAVTPSGQAPTNDRLNAAAFQGLEWRAMGPSLVTGRIADFDVDPKNPNVYYVATAAGGVWKSVNRGITWVSTFDQGGSFNLCCIKVDPKDSNIVWLGTGENSNPRSSMIGDGLYKSTDAGMTWTRVALAKSEHIGNIQIDPRDSNVVYVSAQGPLWSAGGERGLYKTTDGGKTWKEILTVSPDTGANEVVIDPASPNTLYVAMWQRRRAVGQFVGGGPESGIYKSTNAGQTWTKLANGLPKMDMGRINLAVDAKVRPTRVYAMIDALQEERGFYRSDDQGATWARVGKRAPGGGRGGGPADDGEVAQTEAEEAGQEGAPQGAGDNWYMNADPGYYNEFFVDPIRPDTLYAMSTNLERSTDGGRTWGSMPTQGVHVDHHVIWPNPTDRNHFVLGNDGGLYESYDEGRTWRHFTNLPISQFYRVSVDYMKPFYNVCGGTQDNGSFCSPHRTQNSAGIRTSDVYITGGGDGFTTRSDPEDPYFTYATSQNGAVTRLDLRTGQSQSIRPNANNTRNLDGSEIGPATGGRGGGMPSERPNWDAPYIVSPHNPKSLLWASNFLYRTEDRGDSWTRISPDLTRQLDAREVPIMGKQWDAAKTVGFNRATTALSNIVSVDESPLLAGLIYAGTDDGLLQVTEDGGRTWRKTEDFPGVPKFTYVSDVMASPRDVNVVFVTLNDWQRGNYKPYVARSNDRGRTFTSIASNLPDRHPTWAIIQDHVNSNLLFVGTEYGLFVTVDGGSHWVQLKGGLPTVQVRDLDVQTRENDLVLGTFGRSFYVLDDYSALRGVSAQSFAQEAQLLPLRHAYQFPMKNQIRAAQSDWRAPNPPYGAILTYYLRDAAAAGTQWAIAITDAAGREVRRIDLTGEAGVKRVVWNLAGAPPAPAAAPAGAPAGARGGRGGGGGFGGRGGGGGSAVEQGRYTATIGKVANGTFTAVGAGQSFSVVPLPEGNR; from the coding sequence ATGAAACAACGACTGACATTCGTCCTGGCCTGCGCCGCGCTGTTTGCGGCGGCCGTCACGCCCTCCGGGCAGGCCCCCACTAACGACCGGCTGAACGCCGCGGCGTTCCAGGGCCTCGAATGGCGCGCCATGGGCCCGTCGCTTGTGACCGGCCGTATCGCAGACTTCGACGTGGACCCGAAGAACCCGAACGTGTACTACGTGGCCACGGCGGCGGGCGGCGTGTGGAAGAGCGTCAACCGCGGCATCACCTGGGTGTCCACGTTTGATCAGGGCGGGTCGTTCAACCTGTGCTGCATCAAGGTCGATCCCAAAGACTCCAATATCGTCTGGCTCGGCACGGGCGAAAACTCGAACCCGCGCAGTTCGATGATTGGTGACGGTCTCTACAAGTCCACCGACGCGGGCATGACGTGGACACGCGTGGCGCTGGCGAAGTCCGAGCACATCGGGAACATCCAGATCGACCCGCGCGACTCCAACGTCGTGTACGTCTCCGCGCAGGGCCCGCTGTGGTCCGCCGGCGGCGAGCGCGGCCTCTACAAGACCACCGACGGCGGCAAAACCTGGAAGGAAATTCTGACGGTCAGCCCGGACACCGGCGCCAACGAAGTGGTGATTGACCCGGCCAGCCCGAACACGCTCTATGTGGCGATGTGGCAGCGGCGGCGCGCGGTCGGGCAGTTTGTGGGCGGCGGGCCGGAGAGCGGCATCTACAAGTCCACCAACGCCGGCCAGACGTGGACCAAGCTGGCCAACGGCCTGCCGAAGATGGACATGGGCCGCATCAACCTGGCGGTGGACGCGAAGGTGCGTCCCACGCGCGTGTACGCGATGATCGACGCCCTTCAGGAGGAACGGGGGTTCTATCGGTCCGACGACCAGGGCGCCACCTGGGCCCGTGTGGGCAAGCGCGCTCCCGGCGGCGGGCGTGGCGGTGGTCCTGCAGACGACGGCGAGGTCGCGCAGACCGAGGCAGAGGAAGCCGGGCAGGAAGGCGCGCCGCAGGGGGCTGGTGACAACTGGTACATGAACGCGGACCCGGGTTACTACAACGAGTTTTTCGTGGACCCGATTCGTCCCGACACGCTCTACGCGATGAGCACCAACCTCGAGCGCAGCACGGACGGCGGCCGTACGTGGGGCTCGATGCCGACGCAGGGCGTGCATGTCGATCACCACGTGATCTGGCCCAACCCGACTGACCGCAACCACTTCGTGCTCGGCAACGACGGCGGCCTCTACGAGTCCTACGACGAGGGCCGTACCTGGCGTCACTTCACGAACCTGCCGATTTCGCAGTTCTACCGCGTGTCGGTGGACTACATGAAGCCGTTTTACAACGTCTGCGGCGGCACACAGGACAACGGCTCGTTCTGCAGCCCGCACCGCACCCAGAACTCGGCGGGCATCCGTACGAGCGACGTCTACATCACGGGCGGCGGCGACGGCTTCACCACCCGCAGCGACCCTGAGGATCCGTACTTCACGTATGCCACGTCGCAGAACGGCGCGGTCACCCGCCTCGACCTGCGCACCGGGCAGTCGCAGTCGATTCGCCCGAACGCGAACAACACGCGCAACCTCGACGGCAGCGAGATTGGCCCGGCCACCGGCGGACGCGGAGGCGGTATGCCGAGCGAGCGCCCCAACTGGGACGCCCCGTACATCGTGAGCCCGCACAACCCGAAGAGCCTGCTGTGGGCGTCGAACTTCCTGTATCGCACAGAAGACCGCGGCGACAGCTGGACGCGCATCAGCCCGGACCTGACCCGACAGCTCGACGCCCGCGAAGTGCCCATCATGGGCAAGCAGTGGGATGCGGCCAAAACCGTCGGCTTCAACCGCGCGACCACCGCGCTCAGCAACATCGTGTCGGTGGACGAATCGCCCTTGCTCGCCGGCCTCATCTACGCCGGCACCGACGACGGGTTGTTGCAGGTGACAGAAGATGGCGGCCGCACCTGGCGCAAGACCGAAGACTTCCCGGGCGTGCCGAAGTTCACGTACGTGTCGGACGTGATGGCGTCGCCGCGTGATGTGAACGTGGTGTTTGTCACCCTCAATGACTGGCAGCGCGGCAACTACAAGCCGTATGTGGCGCGCAGCAACGACCGCGGCCGCACCTTTACGTCCATTGCGAGCAACCTGCCCGACAGGCATCCGACGTGGGCGATTATCCAGGATCACGTCAACAGCAACCTGCTGTTTGTCGGGACCGAGTACGGTCTGTTCGTCACGGTGGACGGTGGCTCACACTGGGTGCAGCTCAAGGGCGGCCTGCCGACGGTGCAGGTGCGTGATCTCGACGTCCAGACGCGTGAGAACGATCTGGTGCTGGGCACGTTCGGCCGGAGCTTCTACGTGCTCGACGACTACAGCGCGTTGCGCGGCGTGTCGGCCCAGAGTTTTGCGCAGGAAGCGCAACTGCTGCCGTTGCGGCACGCGTATCAGTTCCCGATGAAGAACCAGATTCGCGCGGCCCAGAGCGATTGGCGGGCGCCGAACCCGCCCTACGGCGCGATTCTCACCTACTACCTCCGTGACGCGGCAGCCGCGGGCACCCAGTGGGCGATTGCCATTACGGATGCCGCCGGCCGCGAAGTGCGCCGCATCGATCTGACCGGAGAGGCCGGCGTCAAACGTGTGGTGTGGAACCTGGCCGGCGCGCCTCCCGCGCCCGCGGCGGCGCCCGCAGGCGCACCCGCAGGCGCCCGCGGTGGTCGGGGCGGTGGCGGTGGGTTTGGTGGCCGCGGCGGCGGTGGCGGCTCGGCCGTCGAGCAGGGCCGCTACACGGCGACCATCGGCAAGGTCGCCAACGGTACCTTCACGGCGGTCGGGGCGGGACAAAGCTTTTCGGTGGTGCCGCTTCCCGAGGGGAATCGGTAG
- a CDS encoding DegT/DnrJ/EryC1/StrS family aminotransferase: MPNRAWNVDAPVRDRYLTFGSPQLLEPEIEGVVAAMRSSWIGTGPRAKEFEQAFAAYIGTPHAVAVNSCTAALHLAFVALGIGPGDEVIVPAMTFASTANVVIHAGGTPVFADVDRATMCLDPADAATKITSRTRAILPVHFAGRASDLDALMALAADHGIRLVEDCAHAVETLVRGRHAGTFGDFGAFSFYATKNVVTGEGGMIVTANAEWAARVQRLALHGLSADAWKRFSDAGFKHYDVVEAGFKYNMMDLQAAIGLPQLARVEANLVRREAIWVRYDQAFADLPAFLPAPAAAGTRHARHLYTLILDIDRLRATRDEVQTALHKQFIGTGIHYRALHLHQYYRERFGERTGRLANAEWLSDRTISLPLGPQLTDADVDDVIFAVRQTLMHFS; encoded by the coding sequence ATGCCGAACCGCGCCTGGAATGTCGATGCACCGGTCCGTGACCGCTATCTGACCTTCGGTAGCCCCCAACTGCTCGAGCCCGAAATTGAAGGCGTGGTCGCGGCGATGCGGTCCAGCTGGATCGGCACAGGGCCGCGTGCCAAAGAATTTGAACAGGCCTTTGCCGCGTACATCGGCACGCCGCACGCAGTGGCCGTGAACTCCTGTACTGCGGCACTGCATCTGGCCTTCGTGGCTCTCGGCATCGGACCCGGTGACGAGGTGATCGTGCCCGCCATGACATTCGCGTCCACCGCCAACGTCGTGATCCACGCCGGAGGCACACCGGTCTTCGCCGACGTGGATCGCGCGACGATGTGTCTGGACCCCGCCGACGCCGCGACAAAAATTACGTCACGCACCCGGGCGATTCTGCCCGTGCACTTTGCGGGGCGCGCCTCCGATCTGGACGCGCTGATGGCATTGGCGGCGGATCACGGAATTCGGCTTGTCGAAGACTGCGCACATGCCGTCGAGACCCTGGTGCGTGGCCGGCATGCCGGAACCTTCGGGGACTTCGGCGCCTTCAGCTTCTACGCCACCAAAAACGTCGTCACCGGCGAAGGCGGCATGATCGTGACTGCAAATGCTGAATGGGCGGCGCGGGTCCAGCGCCTGGCCCTGCATGGCCTCAGCGCGGATGCCTGGAAGCGGTTCTCTGATGCGGGCTTCAAGCACTACGACGTGGTGGAAGCCGGTTTCAAATACAACATGATGGACCTGCAGGCCGCGATCGGCCTGCCCCAGCTCGCGCGTGTGGAAGCGAACCTGGTTCGTCGCGAGGCCATCTGGGTGCGGTATGACCAGGCATTCGCGGATCTCCCGGCATTCCTGCCGGCGCCGGCCGCTGCGGGCACCCGTCATGCGCGCCATCTCTATACGCTGATCCTGGACATCGACAGGCTTCGGGCCACGCGTGACGAGGTGCAGACCGCCCTCCACAAGCAGTTCATCGGAACAGGCATCCACTACCGCGCGCTGCACCTGCATCAGTACTACCGGGAGCGGTTCGGCGAGCGAACCGGCAGGCTCGCGAATGCGGAATGGCTCAGCGACCGGACGATTTCGCTGCCGCTGGGTCCCCAGCTGACGGACGCCGACGTCGATGACGTGATTTTTGCCGTCCGACAGACGCTGATGCACTTCTCGTGA